AAGGTAGTGTCGAAGTCAGAAACCTTACCATCAATCATGAAAGATTGGATGAATGTGCCAAAAGCCCCTTTGTTGTTTGGCAATTGTCCCTGCTGGTAAATACACTCTAAATCCACTAAGGCTTGAATGATTTCGGGCGTAAGGGAGAAATCTGCTAGTGTTTGAAGCAGATTGTCCATATTAGTTTCTGAAATACGACCGTTTATCACAAAGGAACGAATTAACGGTGCGGCAACCTGAATAGGGGAAAGATTAGCTCCCTCTTGTAACTTACATTCTACTTCAATTAGCTGTAACGCAATCGGTTGAGTTACGCCTAATTCCTGTGCAGTTTGCAGCACAAATTCCTTATCTTCTTCGGAAATGTGTGAATCTTTAACAAATTCTTTGATGAGTGGGGTCAGCAAAAAGGCTTCCATGAATTAACTGTTGGAAAATGATTGCCCAAAGTTACAATTTACTGCAAAAGTTCCAACCAATAAAGATTAAAACTCTATGACAATTTAGCCACATTGTGGATAAATTGAGCGTGTTGCATAACCTCTAAATTTTTAAAAAAGCCCAAATTTTCTCCCGTTCAAAATAAATTTTGATTTTTTGGGGAGTTTATGGGGAGTTTTTTTTACAATTTATACGATAATGATATTTTAATTAGACCAAAATGTATCTATATTCATATATTTGAATGTGCATATAGACATTACCATTTGAGGGCTTAGGTTCTTTATTGCTTGGTCAAAGAATGTGCTGATTTGTTCTAAATTTTCGAAATGTTTATTGGTAAACTTTCTGAGCCTGTTGCACGACAAAAAGAATAAAAATATTTAACTATTTGATTTTGAATTAATTAACTAATTTATTATTTTTGTGGTGTGATAAAGCACGCCCAAATACAGATGAGTTTTAGCCAGCCCTACGTTTCTAAACGCAGTTCTAAAAACGCGTTTCTAAAGCAAATAAATGAGGTAATTGATTGGGAATCAATCGTAAAAATACTTCAAAAACACTACCCAAAAGGGCTTAGACCGGACGGCAGACCCGCCTACAACCCCATTATTCTTTTCAAAATGCTACTGCTCGGCGTTTGGTATAAAAGCCTGAGCGACAGAGACATAGAAGACAGGACCAACACCGATTTAAGCTGGATGACCTTCGTTGGGCTGAGTCTTGAAGACGAAGTACCCGACCACAGCACCCTGTGCCGCTTCCGCAACGAACTGGCAGGAAGCAATGCCTACGACTTGCTGTTGCAAGAACTTAACCAACAGCTTGATAAACATGCTATTACGGTAAAATCCGGCTGCATAATAGATGCCTCCATTACCGACAGCCCCCGCAAACCCACCGGAAAACCCACCTACGAAATTGCCGAAGACAGAAAAGAAAACGAACAAACGGAAGAAGCTATACAAACACAAACGGCTGAATTAAAGCTTGTT
The sequence above is drawn from the Bacteroidia bacterium genome and encodes:
- a CDS encoding IS5 family transposase — translated: MIKHAQIQMSFSQPYVSKRSSKNAFLKQINEVIDWESIVKILQKHYPKGLRPDGRPAYNPIILFKMLLLGVWYKSLSDRDIEDRTNTDLSWMTFVGLSLEDEVPDHSTLCRFRNELAGSNAYDLLLQELNQQLDKHAITVKSGCIIDASITDSPRKPTGKPTYEIAEDRKENEQTEEAIQTQTAELKLVKVNQPGVDDEARWLKKGKETRFGYKKHVITDGNGLVLALETTPANVHDHNHFNTLITKAQVPPKVAIYADKAYKSKAHTTYLKAKGLKDRVCYKAVKNKPLTKLQLKFNQLCGKHRYKIERTFAGTKSWFGGGTARYVGIAKTHAQHALEAIAYNLYRLPKLLVNNMLTPKTAPPQMQLF